One stretch of Lemur catta isolate mLemCat1 chromosome 2, mLemCat1.pri, whole genome shotgun sequence DNA includes these proteins:
- the CLCN7 gene encoding H(+)/Cl(-) exchange transporter 7 isoform X2 yields the protein MEMDPPPPFPKEIPHNEKLLSLKYESLDYDNSENQLFLEEERRINHTAFRTVEIKRWVICALIGILTGLVACFIDIVVENLAGLKYRVIKNNIDKFTEKGGLSFSLLLWATLNSAFVLVGSVIVAFIEPVAAGSGIPQIKCFLNGVKVPHVVRLKTLVIKVSGVILSVVGGLAVGKEGPMIHSGSVIAAGISQGRSTSLKRDFKIFEYFRRDTEKRDFVSAGAAAGVSAAFGAPVGGVLFSLEEGASFWNQFLTWRIFFASMISTFTLNFVLSIYHGNMWDLSSPGLINFGRFDSEKMAYTIHEIPVFLAMGVLGGVLGAVFNALNYWLTMFRIRYVHRPCLQVIEAMLVAAVTATVAFVLIYSSRDCQPLQGSSMSYPLQLFCADGEYNSMAAAFFNTPEKSVVRLFHDPPGSYNPLTLGLFTLVYFLLACWTYGLTVSAGVFIPSLLIGAAWGRLFGISLSYLTGAAIWADPGKYALMGAAAQLGGIVRMTLSLTVIMMEATSNVTYGFPIMLVLMTAKIVGDVFIEGLYDMHIQLQSVPFLHWEAPVTSHSLTAREVMSTPVTCLRRREKVGVIVDVLSDTTSNHNGFPVVEHADDTQPARLQGLILRSQLIVLLKHKVFVERSNMGLVQRRLRLKDFRDAYPRFPPIQSIHVSQDERECTMDLSEFMNPSPYTVPQEASLPRVFKLFRALGLRHLVVVDNRNQVVGLVTRKDLARYRLGKGGLEELSLAQT from the exons ATG GAGATggaccctccccctcccttccctaaggAGATCCCTCACAACGAGAAGCTCCTGTCCCTCAAGTACGAG AGCTTGGACTATGACAACAGCGAGAACCAGCtgttcctggaggaggagaggcgGATCAACCACACG GCCTTCCGGACGGTGGAGATCAAGCGCTGGGTCATCTGTGCCCTCATCGGCATCCTCACGGGCCTTGTGGCCTGCTTCATCGACATCGTGGTGGAGAACCTGGCCGGCCTCAAGTACAGGGTCATCAAGAACA ATATCGACAAGTTCACTGAGAAGGGCGGGCTGTCCTTCTCCCTCCTGCTGTGGGCCACACTGAACTCTGCCTTCGTGCTCGTGGGCTCCGTGATCGTGGCTTTCATAGAG CCGGTCGCTGCTGGCAGTGGGATCCCGCAGATCAAGTGCTTCCTCAACGGGGTGAAGGTCCCCCACGTGGTGCGACTCAAG ACGTTGGTGATCAAAGTGTCCGGCGTGATTCTGTCTGTGGTGGGAGGACTGGCCGTGGGAAAG GAAGGGCCGATGATCCACTCGGGGTCCGTGATCGCCGCCGGGATTTCCCAGGGGAGGTCGACGTCGCTGAAGCGGGATTTCAAG ATCTTCGAGTACTTCCGCAGAGACACGGAGAAGCGGGACTTTGTCTCTGCAGGCGCTGCGGCCGGGGTGTCGGCTGCGTTTGGAGCCCCAGTGG GTGGGGTCCTGTTCAGCCTGGAGGAAGGAGCCTCCTTCTGGAACCAGTTCCTGACGTGGAGGATC TTCTTCGCCTCCATGATCTCCACCTTCACCCTGAACTTCGTGCTGAGCATCTACCACGGGAACATGTGGGACCTGTCCAGCCCCGGCCTCATCAACTTCGGGAGGTTCGACTCGGAG AAAATGGCGTACACGATCCACGAGATCCCGGTCTTCCTCGCCATGGGCGTGCTGG GTGGCGTTCTCGGGGCTGTGTTCAACGCCCTGAATTACTGGCTGACGATGTTCCGAATCAG GTACGTCCACCGGCCCTGCCTGCAGGTGATCGAGGCCATGCTGGTAGCCGCCGTCACGGCCACTGTCGCCTTCGTCCTCATTTACTCGTCTCGGGACTGCCAGCCCCTGCAGGGCAGCTCCATGTCCTACCCGCTCCAG CTCTTCTGTGCCGATGGCGAGTACAACTCCATGGCCGCCGCTTTTTTCAATACCCCGGAGAAGAGTGTGGTGCGGCTTTTCCATGACCCGCCAG gctccTACAACCCGCTGACGCTCGGCCTGTTCACCCTGGTCTACTTCCTCCTGGCCTGCTGGACCTATGGGCTCACAGTGTCCGCCGGGGTCTTCATCCCCTCGCTGCTCATCGGGGCCGCCTGGGGCCGGCTCTTCGGCATCTCCCTGTCCTACCTCACGGGGGCGGCG ATCTGGGCGGACCCCGGCAAGTACGCGCTGATGGGAGCTGCCGCCCAGCTCG GTGGGATTGTGCGCATGACTCTGAGCCTCACGGTCATCATGATGGAGGCCACCAGCAACGTGACCTACGGCTTCCCCATCATGCTGGTGCTCATGACCGCCAAGATCGTGGGCGACGTCTTCATTGAG GGCCTGTACGACATGCACATCCAGCTGCAGAGCGTCCCCTTCCTGCACTGGGAGGCCCCGGTCACCTCGCACTCGCTCACAGCCAG GGAGGTGATGAGCACACCAGTGACCTGTTTGAGGCGGAGGGAGAAGGTGGGCGTCATCGTGGACGTGCTCAGCGACACAACGTCCAATCACAACGGCTTCCCCGTGGTGGAGCATGCGGATGACACCCAG CCCGCCCGGCTCCAGGGCCTGATCCTGCGCTCCCAGCTCATCGTCCTCCTGAAGCACAAG GTATTTGTGGAGCGCTCCAACATGGGCCTCGTGCAGCGGCGGCTGCGGCTGAAGGACTTCCGCGACGCCTACCCGCGCTTCCCGCCAATCCAGTCCATCCACGTGTCCCAGGACGAGCGCGAGTGCACCATGGACCTCTCCGAGTTCATGAACCCCTCGCCCTACACGGTGCCCCAG GAGGCGTCTCTCCCTCGCGTGTTCAAGCTGTTCCGGGCCCTGGGCCTGCGGCACCTGGTGGTGGTGGACAACCGCAATCAG GTGGTCGGGCTGGTGACCAGGAAGGACCTCGCCAGGTACCGCCTGGGCAAGGGCGGCCTGGAGGAGCTGTCGCTGGCCCAGACGTGA
- the CLCN7 gene encoding H(+)/Cl(-) exchange transporter 7 isoform X1 codes for MANVSKKVSWSGRDRDDEEAAPLLRRTARPGAGSPLLNGAGPAAARQSPRSALFRIGQMSNVDLDDELLDPEMDPPPPFPKEIPHNEKLLSLKYESLDYDNSENQLFLEEERRINHTAFRTVEIKRWVICALIGILTGLVACFIDIVVENLAGLKYRVIKNNIDKFTEKGGLSFSLLLWATLNSAFVLVGSVIVAFIEPVAAGSGIPQIKCFLNGVKVPHVVRLKTLVIKVSGVILSVVGGLAVGKEGPMIHSGSVIAAGISQGRSTSLKRDFKIFEYFRRDTEKRDFVSAGAAAGVSAAFGAPVGGVLFSLEEGASFWNQFLTWRIFFASMISTFTLNFVLSIYHGNMWDLSSPGLINFGRFDSEKMAYTIHEIPVFLAMGVLGGVLGAVFNALNYWLTMFRIRYVHRPCLQVIEAMLVAAVTATVAFVLIYSSRDCQPLQGSSMSYPLQLFCADGEYNSMAAAFFNTPEKSVVRLFHDPPGSYNPLTLGLFTLVYFLLACWTYGLTVSAGVFIPSLLIGAAWGRLFGISLSYLTGAAIWADPGKYALMGAAAQLGGIVRMTLSLTVIMMEATSNVTYGFPIMLVLMTAKIVGDVFIEGLYDMHIQLQSVPFLHWEAPVTSHSLTAREVMSTPVTCLRRREKVGVIVDVLSDTTSNHNGFPVVEHADDTQPARLQGLILRSQLIVLLKHKVFVERSNMGLVQRRLRLKDFRDAYPRFPPIQSIHVSQDERECTMDLSEFMNPSPYTVPQEASLPRVFKLFRALGLRHLVVVDNRNQVVGLVTRKDLARYRLGKGGLEELSLAQT; via the exons ATGGCCAACGTCTCCAAGAAGGTGTCGTGGTCCGGCCGCGACCGGGACGACGAGGAGGCGGCGCCGCTGCTGCGGAGGACGGCGCGGCCCGGCGCGGGGTCGCCGCTGCTGAACGGGGCCGGGCCCGCGGCCGCGCGCCAG TCGCCTCGTTCTGCACTTTTCCGAATCGGGCAGATGAGCAACGTGGACCTGGACGATGAGCTTCTAGACCCA GAGATggaccctccccctcccttccctaaggAGATCCCTCACAACGAGAAGCTCCTGTCCCTCAAGTACGAG AGCTTGGACTATGACAACAGCGAGAACCAGCtgttcctggaggaggagaggcgGATCAACCACACG GCCTTCCGGACGGTGGAGATCAAGCGCTGGGTCATCTGTGCCCTCATCGGCATCCTCACGGGCCTTGTGGCCTGCTTCATCGACATCGTGGTGGAGAACCTGGCCGGCCTCAAGTACAGGGTCATCAAGAACA ATATCGACAAGTTCACTGAGAAGGGCGGGCTGTCCTTCTCCCTCCTGCTGTGGGCCACACTGAACTCTGCCTTCGTGCTCGTGGGCTCCGTGATCGTGGCTTTCATAGAG CCGGTCGCTGCTGGCAGTGGGATCCCGCAGATCAAGTGCTTCCTCAACGGGGTGAAGGTCCCCCACGTGGTGCGACTCAAG ACGTTGGTGATCAAAGTGTCCGGCGTGATTCTGTCTGTGGTGGGAGGACTGGCCGTGGGAAAG GAAGGGCCGATGATCCACTCGGGGTCCGTGATCGCCGCCGGGATTTCCCAGGGGAGGTCGACGTCGCTGAAGCGGGATTTCAAG ATCTTCGAGTACTTCCGCAGAGACACGGAGAAGCGGGACTTTGTCTCTGCAGGCGCTGCGGCCGGGGTGTCGGCTGCGTTTGGAGCCCCAGTGG GTGGGGTCCTGTTCAGCCTGGAGGAAGGAGCCTCCTTCTGGAACCAGTTCCTGACGTGGAGGATC TTCTTCGCCTCCATGATCTCCACCTTCACCCTGAACTTCGTGCTGAGCATCTACCACGGGAACATGTGGGACCTGTCCAGCCCCGGCCTCATCAACTTCGGGAGGTTCGACTCGGAG AAAATGGCGTACACGATCCACGAGATCCCGGTCTTCCTCGCCATGGGCGTGCTGG GTGGCGTTCTCGGGGCTGTGTTCAACGCCCTGAATTACTGGCTGACGATGTTCCGAATCAG GTACGTCCACCGGCCCTGCCTGCAGGTGATCGAGGCCATGCTGGTAGCCGCCGTCACGGCCACTGTCGCCTTCGTCCTCATTTACTCGTCTCGGGACTGCCAGCCCCTGCAGGGCAGCTCCATGTCCTACCCGCTCCAG CTCTTCTGTGCCGATGGCGAGTACAACTCCATGGCCGCCGCTTTTTTCAATACCCCGGAGAAGAGTGTGGTGCGGCTTTTCCATGACCCGCCAG gctccTACAACCCGCTGACGCTCGGCCTGTTCACCCTGGTCTACTTCCTCCTGGCCTGCTGGACCTATGGGCTCACAGTGTCCGCCGGGGTCTTCATCCCCTCGCTGCTCATCGGGGCCGCCTGGGGCCGGCTCTTCGGCATCTCCCTGTCCTACCTCACGGGGGCGGCG ATCTGGGCGGACCCCGGCAAGTACGCGCTGATGGGAGCTGCCGCCCAGCTCG GTGGGATTGTGCGCATGACTCTGAGCCTCACGGTCATCATGATGGAGGCCACCAGCAACGTGACCTACGGCTTCCCCATCATGCTGGTGCTCATGACCGCCAAGATCGTGGGCGACGTCTTCATTGAG GGCCTGTACGACATGCACATCCAGCTGCAGAGCGTCCCCTTCCTGCACTGGGAGGCCCCGGTCACCTCGCACTCGCTCACAGCCAG GGAGGTGATGAGCACACCAGTGACCTGTTTGAGGCGGAGGGAGAAGGTGGGCGTCATCGTGGACGTGCTCAGCGACACAACGTCCAATCACAACGGCTTCCCCGTGGTGGAGCATGCGGATGACACCCAG CCCGCCCGGCTCCAGGGCCTGATCCTGCGCTCCCAGCTCATCGTCCTCCTGAAGCACAAG GTATTTGTGGAGCGCTCCAACATGGGCCTCGTGCAGCGGCGGCTGCGGCTGAAGGACTTCCGCGACGCCTACCCGCGCTTCCCGCCAATCCAGTCCATCCACGTGTCCCAGGACGAGCGCGAGTGCACCATGGACCTCTCCGAGTTCATGAACCCCTCGCCCTACACGGTGCCCCAG GAGGCGTCTCTCCCTCGCGTGTTCAAGCTGTTCCGGGCCCTGGGCCTGCGGCACCTGGTGGTGGTGGACAACCGCAATCAG GTGGTCGGGCTGGTGACCAGGAAGGACCTCGCCAGGTACCGCCTGGGCAAGGGCGGCCTGGAGGAGCTGTCGCTGGCCCAGACGTGA